In Ipomoea triloba cultivar NCNSP0323 chromosome 7, ASM357664v1, a single genomic region encodes these proteins:
- the LOC116025462 gene encoding uncharacterized protein LOC116025462 — protein MDHSISRIRHEPEILRTTVYPLPPQDVFVFQIKVKDMIGFYQEGQSLSEPFILDYWQHRSPHLSQDFLIPFPDIAESNRNRARHTIHELLGGVDIPRQKRRPLLGKIYSEAMRLAKEFDSDGEYKRIPIMVEIQRVYTRPIISNDEVESEEDREAEVPAFEGLERIRVKETEVCAVCLEEMEAGWEGTMLPCKHIFHERCINAWLMKANLCPLCRFQLSYPSLTTSPQVFEDGWN, from the coding sequence ATGGATCACTCAATTTCGAGAATCCGCCACGAACCCGAAATCTTACGCACCACCGTCTATCCTCTTCCTCCGCAAGACGTTTTTGTGTTCCAGATAAAGGTAAAAGATATGATTGGATTCTACCAGGAAGGCCAGTCGCTATCGGAACCCTTTATTCTGGATTATTGGCAGCACCGCAGTCCCCATCTTTCCCAGGATTTCCTAATCCCCTTCCCAGACATAGCCGAAAGCAACAGGAACCGCGCCAGGCATACAATACACGAATTGCTCGGAGGAGTCGACATTCCCAGGCAGAAACGACGGCCCTTACTGGGGAAGATATATTCCGAGGCGATGAGATTGGCTAAGGAGTTTGATTCCGACGGAGAATACAAACGAATCCCGATTATGGTGGAGATCCAGAGAGTGTACACTAGACCGATTATTAGTAACGACGAAGTTGAGTCGGAGGAGGATAGGGAGGCTGAGGTTCCGGCGTTTGAGGGATTGGAGAGAATTAGGGTTAAGGAAACAGAGGTTTGTGCGGTGTGTTTGGAGGAGATGGAAGCGGGATGGGAGGGGACTATGTTGCCTTGCAAACATATCTTCCATGAAAGATGCATCAATGCCTGGTTAATGAAGGCCAATTTGTGTCCATTATGTCGGTTTCAGCTTTCTTACCCCTCTTTGACGACTTCGCCACAAGTATTTGAAGATGGATggaattaa
- the LOC116025879 gene encoding E3 ubiquitin-protein ligase RNF38-like — protein sequence MDHSILNVHCWIRHDPDILRTADYLIPPQDVFVFQMKVKDMVGFYQFHPEGQSPSERFILDYWEHNRAHLSEDFLIPFPDLAGSGRNRARHIIHKLLGEVGIPRHKRRPLLGNIFSETMRLAKESHAEGEYKRIPIMVELRRVYTRTVNNVESEEDMDSEAVVPASRLVIEGLERVRVEETEVCAVCLDEMEAGSEETMLPCNHIFHGRCIDAWLVKANLCPLCRFQLSCLSLTSPQIFEDGWN from the coding sequence ATGGATCACTCAATTTTGAATGTCCACTGCTGGATTCGTCATGATCCCGACATCTTACGCACCGCCGACTATCTTATTCCTCCACAAGACGTTTTTGTGTTCCAGATGAAGGTAAAAGATATGGTTGGATTCTACCAATTTCACCCAGAAGGTCAGTCCCCATCTGAGCGCTTTATTCTGGATTATTGGGAGCATAACAGGGCCCATCTTTCCGAGGATTTCCTTATCCCCTTTCCAGACCTAGCCGGAAGCGGCAGGAATCGCGCCAGACACATAATACACAAATTGCTCGGAGAAGTCGGCATTCCCAGGCACAAACGCCGCCCGCTGTTGGGGAATATATTTTCCGAGACGATGAGATTGGCTAAGGAGTCTCACGCCGAGGGAGAATACAAACGAATCCCGATTATGGTGGAGCTCCGGAGAGTGTACACTAGAACGGTTAATAACGTTGAATCGGAGGAGGATATGGATTCAGAGGCTGTAGTTCCGGCGAGCAGATTGGTGATTGAGGGATTGGAGAGAGTTAGGGTTGAGGAAACAGAGGTTTGTGCGGTGTGCTTGGACGAGATGGAAGCGGGATCGGAGGAGACTATGTTGCCTTGCAATCATATCTTCCATGGAAGATGCATTGATGCCTGGTTAGTGAAGGCCAATTTGTGCCCATTATGCCGTTTTCAACTTTCTTGCCTTTCTTTGACTTCGCCACAAATATTTGAAGATGGATGGAATTAA